One window of the Carassius auratus strain Wakin unplaced genomic scaffold, ASM336829v1 scaf_tig00021405, whole genome shotgun sequence genome contains the following:
- the LOC113076903 gene encoding hyaluronan synthase 1-like, with protein MDIKPVLRRFGSLVRAILTFLFALLVLGVMLWAYIDGFQIATSPYNIISLGFYGVLLSLHVLIQSFFAFVEHRRMNARRKPCSYTKTIGFTISAYQEDPAYLRECLQSVRALQYPSELLRIIMVVDGNSDDDRYMMEMFCEVFADQDPGSYIWQNNYHSWNPTSQDKDAAESDAPEAETYAPEAVDGVMFEDTQRLEVEELIRTKKCVCIMQKWGGKREVMYTAFKALGSSVDYIQVCDSDTKLDPLATAELCKVLESNQKYGAVGGDVMILNLKDSYISFMSSLRYWMAFNIERSCQSFFDCVSCISGPLGLYRNDLLQQFLESWYNQKFLGTHCTFGDDRHLTNRMLSMGYATKYTARSKCYTETPAQSLRWLNQQTRWTKSYFREWLYNAMWWHKHHLWMTYESIVSGIFPFFVTATIIKLFWTGTLWDILWVLCCIQLIGLVKATYACILRQKAVMLFMSLYSALYMTSLLPAKYFAIITMNKSSWGTSGRRKMVGNYIPLVPLSVWAAILLGGLVYTIYRESKMDWTTDGKKEEIKFLIFGATAYVCYWLVMICLYWMWFRRLFRKRSQSYTVNV; from the exons atggATATCAAGCCAGTATTAAGGAGATTTGGCTCTCTGGTCCGGGCCATTCTCACATTTCTCTTTGCTCTTCTGGTACTTGGGGTGATGTTATGGGCATACATCGATGGTTTCCAGATAGCCACATCTCCATACAACATCATTTCATTAGGTTTCTATGGAGTGCTGCTCAGCCTCCATGTCCTAATTCAGAGCTTCTTTGCCTTTGTGGAGCATAGACGCATGAATGCCAGACGCAAACCATGCTCTTACACAAAAACCATCGGCTTTACTATATCAGCCTATCAGGAGGACCCTGCTTATCTTCGTGAGTGCCTTCAGTCAGTACGGGCGCTGCAGTACCCATCTGAGCTGCTACGCATCATCATGGTGGTGGATGGGAACTCAGATGATGACCGCTACATGATGGAGATGTTCTGTGAGGTCTTTGCAGACCAGGATCCTGGCTCTTATATATGGCAAAACAACTATCACTCCTGGAACCCCACTAGCCAAGACAAGGATGCAGCTGAATCTGATGCTCCAGAAGCAGAAACTTATGCTCCAGAAGCAGTCGACGGAGTTATGTTTGAAGACACTCAGCGCTTAGAGGTTGAAGAACTCATCAGGACCAAGAAGTGTGTGTGCATCATGCAGAAATGGGGAGGAAAGAGGGAAGTGATGTATACAGCATTCAAGGCACTAGGATCCTCTGTAGATTATATACAG GTATGTGATTCGGACACAAAATTAGATCCCCTGGCCACAGCTGAGCTCTGCAAGGTGCTGGAGAGCAACCAGAAATACGGCGCCGTGGGAGGCGATGTGATGATCCTTAACCTCAAAGACTCCTATATCAGCTTCATGAGCAGCCTGCGCTACTGGATGGCATTTAACATTGAGAGGTCCTGCCAGTCCTTCTTCGACTGCGTCTCCTGTATCAGCGGCCCCTTAG GTCTTTATAGGAATGACCTGCTGCAGCAGTTTCTGGAATCCTGGTACAACCAGAAATTTCTTGGCACCCACTGTACTTTCGGGGATGATCGTCATCTCACTAATCGAATGCTAAGCATGGGCTATGCTACAAA GTACACTGCCCGTTCAAAGTGCTACACGGAGACTCCTGCCCAGTCTCTGCGCTGGCTCAATCAGCAGACGCGTTGGACCAAATCCTACTTTCGTGAATGGCTCTATAATGCTATGTGGTGGCACAAGCATCACCTGTGGATGACCTATGAATCCATTGTGTCAGGCATCTTTCCTTTTTTTGTCACTGCCACCATTATCAAGCTCTTCTGGACAGGCACTCTGTGGGACATTTTGTGGGTCTTGTGCTGCATCCAGTTGATTGGACTGGTAAAGGCAACATATGCCTGCATCCTACGACAGAAAGCAGTGATGCTCTTCATGTCCTTATACTCTGCCCTCTATATGACTAGCCTCCTGCCTGCAAAATACTTTGCCATTATCACCATGAACAAAAGCAGCTGGGGGACATCGGGCCGTCGTAAAATGGTGGGGAATTATATCCCCCTGGTACCTCTATCAGTGTGGGCTGCCATTTTGTTGGGAGGCCTGGTGTACACAATCTACAGGGAAAGCAAAATGGACTGGACAACAGATGGAAAGAAAGAGGAGATCAAGTTTTTGATATTTGGAGCTACAGCTTATGTGTGCTACTGGCTGGTAATGATCTGCCTCTATTGGATGTGGTTTCGGAGATTATTCCGAAAACGCTCACAGAGTTACACTGTGAATGTATAA
- the LOC113076900 gene encoding uncharacterized protein LOC113076900 yields the protein MENPPEKEVEPVEEIPLPAEEISNPPVQPLRASSRERSLTEKGREMHELEAKKQEKSFHKTYESWKQDAREARSNLKTFCTREDLDQIQQDIQGRHDSVYQRYEAILRNHTTTPDIVKRMDACAALTAEITDLVSKRLETFNESYNEELVKERVRQVLNKDEYGSVFGCTVTNTVVSESSLGSDNQSKTSKVSSKRADAQAEFAAKLEQAKALQEIHNQQAKLDKMEHDWKLCELRMLAEIKQKEAEMQLRLVEEKKRLQQLQVDKEVKVAAARVKVYNDLEGNLHLCEDDEGPSIHTGCQRTELTSQLNPEAQSFLPQQASCEGYGVTSPQETANLAQAIANSLSTHRLPVPEPTVFVGDPLKFIDWKMSFMALIDRKPLPSGEKMFYLKNYLAGEARKAVEGYFYRNSEDAYQGAWKVLQERYGNSFVIQRAFRDKLMRWPKIGANDPLALRDFTDFLQGCVEAIPHVKGLAILNDSEENHKLLKKLPEWIVRKWNRIVVEELDTSGDYPSFKCFTEFLQKEAKIAGNPITSALFVNQRNTDERFPKRAKALSTKVQVKDLSSKGPETYSSKPKTSCLFCKDEKHHIAQCSTFARKTIEEKKAFIHETHLCFGCLRKGHMSKDCRRRHTCGTCGRSHPTCLHEERDKAPSKDPKGASTNVQASEEVHKVMTHALTQCSPATSSIVPVFISTVDEPQREVLTYALLDTQSDSSFILEDLLESLNVVSQPVQLRLSTMTAADTITASKRVCGLKVRGLQSASSIPLQQAYTRDFIPVDKSYIPTKHTALQWSHLRHLASQLSPLLNCEVGLLIGFDCPSALAPLEAIIGGENEPFAQRTVLGWSIIGLSNPHLDRQGNQSFVHRVAVKEIPVPSANDILKILESDFNEKAYEDKCVSQEDVRFIQHLSANIHQKDNGHYELPLPFKCSSRPSLPNNKGLATARLQHLKKRLKSNKQYYDHYKAFMEEMIIKGDAEQAPAVLSGETVWYIPHHGVYHPQKPNKLRVVFDCSAKFRGISLNDTLLTGPDLTNSLVGVLCRFRKEPVAVTCDIEKMFHQFLVPPDERNYLRFLWWEGGDLEKEPQEYRMAVHLFGATSSPGCANFDLKYLAQQHKVNYPSASAFIEKNFYVDDGLTSVPSTSEAKELIMQAQRVCKHGGLRLHKFNSNKEDVLSCLNPLEKATTSKPLDFNLEATPAGRVLGIQWSTKDDTFSFSIDLKDQPLTRRGILSVIASLYDPLGFVAPFILQGKCILQELCRRGTEWDNELPDDLRPQWVDWKNDLLKLKEVLIPRCYHPHTFSEIVRTELHHFSDASNVGYGACSYLRFKNEKSEVHCCLVMAKARVSPTKVISIPRLELSAAVISARMSVMLKNELEMKIDQEFFWTDSQVVLAYINNEARRFHVFVANRVQLIRDVTDPSQWCYVNTTDNPADYASRGLNASAISTSMWLSGPKFLWEQEVNATPYTPVNLLVGDPEVKLVQTFVTSVRDGADILSRLSRFSSWSMLLRVVARINRLGHKQMYNGDHVTVEERERAAKVVIKLVQQQAFSKEMQIIERGEALPNSSALYPLDPILDNGILRVGGRLKHSSLSQDLKHLVILPKGNHITKLILSHYHIKVRHQGRSQTQMELRMNGFWIIGGSKSVAKFIHKCVQCRKLRRPAEEQRMAELPRERVEVSAPFTYCGMDCFGPFIVKRARKELKRYGLLFTCLSSRAVHIEMIEDLSTDSFINALRCFISLRGAVRKLQCDHGTNFVGAKNEFAKSLKEIDTNALEIFLTERQCEFVFNAPSASHAGGVWERQIRTVRNVLNATLALCPGRLDDASLRTLFYEAMAIVNSRPLTVDGINDPNSLEPLTPNHLIMMKSDVALPPPGKFVKQDVYATKRWRRVQYLIEQFWSRWKKEYLLNIAARQKWHIPRRNLQVNDVVIIKDDMLPRGQWQLGRVVETSEGSDGLVRRVKLQLGERKQNQCSKPTVIERPIQKLVVLIENE from the coding sequence ATGGAAAACCCACCTGAAAAGGAAGTTGAACCAGTTGAGGAGATACCACTTCCAGCTGAAGAAATAAGTAACCCACCAGTGCAACCGCTCAGAGCAAGCTCACGTGAAAGAAGCTTAACAGAGAAAGGTCGAGAGATGCATGAGCTCGAagcaaagaaacaggaaaagTCCTTCCATAAGACATATGAGTCCTGGAAGCAGGATGCAAGAGAGGCTAGATCAAATTTGAAAACATTCTGTACACGTGAAGACCTGGATCAAATACAGCAGGACATTCAAGGCAGACATGATTCAGTCTATCAGCGTTATGAAGCAATTCTGCGTAACCACACAACTACTCCAGACATTGTTAAACGTATGGATGCCTGCGCTGCACTAACTGCAGAGATCACTGATCTTGTCAGTAAACGACTGGAAACATTTAATGAAAGTTACAACGAAGAACTTGTGAAGGAAAGAGTAAGGCAAGTGCTGAATAAGGATGAATATGGATCCGTCTTTGGATGTACAGTAACAAACACAGTCGTTTCAGAGTCATCACTGGGATCCGATAACCAATCCAAGACTTCTAAAGTCTCAAGTAAGCGTGCTGATGCACAGGCAGAATTTGCAGCGAAACTGGAACAAGCTAAAGCTTTACAAGAAATTCACAATCAACAAGCTAAGCTTGATAAGATGGAGCATGACTGGAAGCTTTGTGAATTGAGAATGTTAGCGGAGATAAAGCAGAAGGAGGCTGAAATGCAGTTAAGGCTAGTTGAGGAAAAGAAACGGCTACAACAGCTACAAGTTGACAAAGAAGTTAAAGTAGCAGCAGCTCGTGTCAAAGTGTATAACGATTTAGAAGGCAACCTTCATCTCTGTGAAGATGACGAAGGCCCTAGCATTCACACTGGCTGCCAAAGGACAGAGCTTACATCTCAACTGAACCCGGAAGCACAGTCGTTCCTACCTCAGCAAGCATCATGTGAAGGATATGGAGTTACATCACCTCAGGAAACTGCAAATCTAGCTCAAGCAATAGCAAACTCACTAAGCACACATCGGCTGCCTGTTCCAGAACCCACTGTCTTTGTTGGTGACCCTTTAAAATTCATAGATTGGAAGATGTCATTCATGGCCCTCATTGATCGAAAACCTCTTCCTTCTGGTGAAAAAATGTTCTATCTGAAGAATTACCTTGCTGGGGAAGCTCGCAAAGCGGTGGAGGGATATTTCTACAGAAATTCTGAGGATGCGTATCAAGGTGCCTGGAAAGTGTTACAGGAAAGGTACGGGAACTCGTTCGTCATCCAAAGAGCGTTTCGAGACAAGCTGATGAGATGGCCCAAAATTGGAGCAAATGACCCACTGGCATTACGAGACTTCACAGATTTCCTACAAGGTTGTGTCGAGGCAATTCCTCACGTAAAAGGATTAGCCATCCTAAATGATTCTGAAGAAAACCACAAGCTGTTAAAGAAACTCCCCGAATGGATTGTAAGAAAGTGGAACCGAATCGTGGTGGAAGAGCTAGACACATCAGGTGACTATCCAAGTTTCAAATGCTTCACAGAATTTCTGCAAAAGGAAGCAAAAATAGCTGGTAACCCTATAACCTCTGCACTATTTGTGAATCAAAGGAACACAGATGAAAGGTTCCCCAAGCGCGCTAAGGCTCTCAGTACAAAGGTTCAGGTGAAGGACTTGAGCTCAAAAGGACCAGAGACGTACAGCTCTAAGCCAAAGACATCGTGCCTTTTCTGCAAAGATGAAAAACATCACATTGCCCAATGCTCTACATTTGCTAGAAAGACTATTGAAGAAAAGAAAGCCTTCATTCACGAAACCCACCTCTGTTTCGGATGTCTCCGAAAGGGACACATGAGTAAAGACTGTAGAAGAAGACATACATGTGGTACGTGTGGTCGAAGTCATCCTACCTGCTTACATGAAGAAAGGGATAAAGCTCCTTCAAAGGACCCTAAAGGAGCATCTACGAATGTTCAAGCAAGTGAGGAAGTTCATAAAGTCATGACCCACGCACTCACTCAATGTTCTCCTGCTACTTCCAGCATTGTGCCAGTTTTCATCTCTACAGTGGACGAACCCCAAAGAGAAGTACTAACTTATGCTCTACTTGACACCCAGAGCGACTCAAGTTTCATCTTGGAAGATCTTCTTGAAAGTTTGAATGTTGTCTCACAACCTGTGCAATTGAGGCTCAGCACCATGACAGCTGCTGACACGATCACTGCCAGTAAGAGAGTCTGTGGACTTAAAGTAAGAGGACTACAATCTGCAAGTTCTATACCACTACAGCAAGCATACACAAGAGACTTCATTCCAGTGGACAAGTCGTATATTCCCACCAAGCACACAGCGCTTCAGTGGAGTCACCTCAGACACTTAGCAAGTCAGCTGTCACCACTTTTGAACTGTGAAGTTGGACTTTTAATTGGATTTGACTGCCCATCTGCTCTAGCTCCCTTGGAAGCAATTATAGGTGGTGAAAATGAGCCTTTCGCGCAAAGAACTGTGCTTGGGTGGAGTATTATAGGCCTGTCTAATCCACACCTTGACCGACAAGGAAATCAGAGTTTTGTCCACCGTGTTGCAGTAAAGGAAATACCTGTCCCATCGGCCAATGATATCCTGAAAATTCTTGAGTCagatttcaatgaaaaagctTATGAGGATAAATGTGTGTCACAAGAGGATGTTCGTTTCATACAGCACCTCAGTGCCAATATTCATCAGAAGGATAATGGACATTACGAGCTTCCTCTCCCATTTAAGTGCAGCAGCCGACCCTCACTGCCCAACAACAAAGGGCTAGCAACTGCTCGACTACAACACCTAAAGAAACGGCTCAAGTCCAATAAACAGTATTATGATCACTACAAGGCTTTCATGGAAGAGATGATTATCAAAGGTGATGCAGAACAAGCTCCAGCTGTACTAAGTGGAGAGACAGTGTGGTACATCCCACACCATGGGGTGTACCACCCTCAGAAACCAAACAAGCTGAGGGTGGTATTCGATTGTTCAGCAAAGTTTCGTGGTATATCATTAAATGACACACTTCTGACTGGGCCTGATCTAACCAATTCCTTGGTGGGAGTGCTGTGCCGTTTCAGAAAGGAGCCAGTTGCAGTTACCTGTGACATAGAGAAGATGTTTCACCAGTTTCTCGTCCCACCTGATGAACGCAATTACCTGAGATTCTTATGGTGGGAGGGTGGAGACTTGGAGAAAGAGCCTCAAGAATATCGCATGGCAGTCCACCTCTTTGGTGCCACGTCTTCACCTGGGTGTGCTAATTTCGACCTAAAGTACCTGGCACAGCAACACAAGGTTAACTATCCTTCAGCCTCAGCATTCATTGAGAAGAACTTTTATGTGGATGATGGGTTAACCAGTGTTCCCTCAACCAGTGAAGCCAAAGAACTAATAATGCAAGCTCAAAGAGTGTGTAAACATGGAGGTTTACGGCTTCACAAATTTAACTCAAATAAGGAAGACGTTCTGAGTTGTTTAAACCCGTTAGAAAAGGCAACAACATCAAAGCCTCTTGACTTTAATCTTGAAGCAACACCAGCTGGACGTGTACTCGGCATTCAATGGTCAACAAAGGATGACACATTCAGTTTCAGCATCGACCTTAAGGATCAACCATTGACTCGCCGTGGTATTCTGTCTGTTATAGCCTCTCTATATGACCCTCTTGGGTTTGTCGCCCCATTTATTCTACAGGGAAAGTGTATCCTACAAGAACTTTGTCGTAGAGGTACTGAATGGGACAATGAACTTCCTGATGACTTGCGTCCTCAATGGGTGGATTGGAAAAACGATCTTCTGAAACTCAAGGAAGTATTGATACCAAGATGTTATCACCCACATACCTTCAGTGAAATAGTCAGAACAGAGTTACACCACTTCTCTGATGCGAGTAATGTAGGATATGGTGCTTGTTCCTACCTCCGCTTCAAAAATGAAAAGAGTGAAGTCCACTGCTGTCTGGTGATGGCTAAAGCCAGGGTCTCACCTACAAAGGTCATAAGTATTCCCAGGTTAGAACTCTCAGCCGCTGTCATATCTGCCAGAATGAGTGTCATGCTGAAAAATGAGCTGGAAATGAAGATTGACCAAGAGTTCTTCTGGACAGACTCGCAGGTCGTTTTAGCATACATTAACAACGAAGCCCGTAGGTTTCATGTTTTTGTCGCAAATCGAGTGCAGCTGATACGAGATGTCACAGATCCTAGTCAGTGGTGTTACGTAAATACAACAGATAACCCTGCTGATTATGCATCTAGAGGGCTTAATGCGTCTGCCATCTCTACATCAATGTGGTTATCAGGACCCAAATTCCTGTGGGAACAGGAAGTAAATGCAACACCATATACACCTGTGAACCTGCTTGTCGGTGATCCTGAAGTTAAATTAGTCCAAACCTTTGTGACCTCCGTCAGAGACGGAGCAGACATCCTCAGTCGCTTAAGTCGATTCTCTTCTTGGTCTATGCTTCTAAGGGTGGTTGCAAGAATAAACAGATTGGGCCACAAACAGATGTACAACGGTGATCATGTGACAGTTGAAGAACGTGAGAGAGCTGCTAAGGTGGTCATCAAGCTTGTACAGCAGCAAGCATTCTCAAAGGAAATGCAAATAATTGAAAGAGGAGAAGCTCTACCAAATTCAAGCGCACTGTACCCTCTGGATCCTATTTTGGACAATGGCATCCTCCGTGTTGGTGGGAGGCTAAAACACTCATCTCTCAGTCAAGATCTAAAACATCTTGTAATACTTCCAAAAGGTAACCACATCACTAAACTAATTCTGTCGCATTACCACATCAAAGTTCGTCACCAGGGAAGAAGCCAAACTCAAATGGAGTTAAGAATGAATGGATTCTGGATCATTGGAGGCAGTAAGTCCGTCGCTAAGTTCATACACAAGTGTGTGCAATGTCGGAAACTCAGACGACCAGCTGAAGAACAGCGTATGGCAGAACTTCCCAGAGAACGTGTTGAGGTTTCCGCTCCATTCACGTACTGTGGTATGGACTGTTTCGGGCCATTTATTGTGAAGAGAGCTCGTAAGGAGCTTAAGAGATATGGCCTATTATTCACTTGTCTATCATCTCGTGCAGTCCATATTGAAATGATTGAGGACCTATCTACAGACTCCTTTATCAATGCCCTAAGGTGCTTTATCAGCCTCAGAGGAGCAGTTCGCAAACTTCAGTGTGACCACGGCACTAACTTTGTTGGAGCTAAAAATGAATTCGCAAAATCACTGAAAGAGATTGACACCAACGCCTTAGAGATCTTTCTTACAGAAAGGCAATGCGAGTTTGTCTTTAATGCTCCTTCTGCAAGCCATGCTGGAGGTGTCTGGGAGCGTCAGATACGTACTGTGCGAAATGTACTCAATGCCACACTTGCTTTATGCCCAGGCAGGCTTGATGACGCATCCCTCAGAACGCTGTTCTATGAAGCAATGGCCATTGTAAACAGCCGCCCTCTAACGGTAGATGGGATTAATGATCCAAATTCACTCGAACCATTGACCCCAAACCATCTGATAATGATGAAATCTGATGTTGCTCTTCCACCTCCAGGAAAGTTTGTAAAACAAGATGTGTATGCCACTAAAAGATGGCGCAGAGTTCAATACCTAATCGAACAATTTTGGAGTCGTTGGAAGAAGGAATACCTTCTCAACATTGCAGCACGTCAGAAATGGCATATTCCTCGCCGTAACCTTCAAGTGAATGATGTTGTAATCATCAAAGACGATATGCTTCCCAGAGGTCAGTGGCAATTAGGCCGAGTGGTGGAAACCAGTGAAGGAAGTGATGGTCTTGTAAGGCGAGTTAAGTTGCAGTTAGGGGAGCGAAAACAAAATCAATGCTCCAAGCCCACAGTCATTGAAAGGCCCATCCAAAAATTGGTGGTACTTATTGAAAATGAGTAA